The DNA segment CGAACTTGAGAAAGTGCCGTTGAAATTCAGCGTTAACGGAACTCAAAAAGCCGTGTCGAGTTTCAATATTTCACCTGCCGGAGAAGTTCAGGTGGTTTTGACTTATTCCGATAAGGATGCGGGAATTATGCACGGAGTGCTTGAAATCATGGACAGTCCGGTTACCTACGACGACCGTTTCTATATTGCCTATAATGTGGCTTCATCCATTCCAATTCTGTGCATCAACGGCGGCTCCAATAACATTTATTTGAATTCGCTTTTCGCGAAAGACAGCGCCTTCACCTTTAAAAACATTTCGGTGAACGCTACTGATTTTTCTGTCTTTCCGCAGCAGAGTCTGATTATTTTAAATGCCATCGATAATATTTCATCGGGCCTGGCACAGGAGCTGCAGCGTTTTGTTCAGAATGGCGGAAGCATGCTGGTAGTGCCGTCGCCCAAAATTGATTTGCTGTCGTATCAGGAATTTTTAAAAGGCATGAATGCCGGACAATATTCAAAGCTCAATACGGCAAACCAAAAAATATCATTGCTCAATCTTACTCATCCTGTGTTTCGCGATGTATTTGATTACCTTCCGGAGAATATGGATTTACCGTCAGTGTTTTCGTGGTACGGCATTTCAGGGACATCGAGTTCAGGTCAGGAGTTTTTAATGAAAATGCAGAATGGCGATGTGTTTATGAGTGGACAGACTGTTGGACAGGGAACCGTTTATTTGCTTGCAGTTCCCTTAGAAACGGATTACAGCAATTTCCCGAAACACGCTCTTTTTGTACCTGCATTATATAAGGTTGCCCTGCTGAGTGAGCCTCAAAATAAATTGTACTACGTGATTGGGCGCGACGAACCTATTGAAGTCAGGAAGGTTGCCATGCAGGGCGAAATGGTGTTTAAGGTTAAAGGAAAAACGGGCGATAACGAGTTTATTCCCGAGCAGAAAAAGCTGGGAACAAACACAACGGTTTATGTTCACGATCAGATTCGTGATGCAGGCAATTACGCTCTATTATCTGAAAACAGTGAAGTTACAGGGCTTGCATTTAACTACGACCGCAAAGAATCAGTGCTCAGTTGCTATACGGCTGCCGAACTTGAAGATATGTGCAGCAAAGCAGGTTTGAAGAATTTCACGGTACTTGAAAGCAGCGCGAAACCTCTTGCCGATGTAATCAGTGAGATGAATCAAGGAATTAAATTGTGGAAAATTTTTATTATACTTGCTCTCGTCTTCCTTGCAGGTGAAGCACTATTATTACGTTTCAGGAAGTAGATTAATATACGGGTTATGACAGACGAATTGGACGAACAGGAAAAAGAGAACCTTAACGGCGATAATGGCGAACACGATCAGCCCGAACCGTCGGATTTTGAAGGTGCATCTAACCTTCCCAAAACGATTCACGTTTCGGGAATGTTCAAGAACTGGTTTCTTGATTACGCATCGTATGTAATACTGGAGCGGGCCGTTCCGCATATTCGCGACGGTCTGAAACCCGTTCAGCGACGCATTCTGCATGCACTTAAAGAGTTGGACGACGGGCGTTTTAACAAAGCGGCCAACGTTATCGGGCATACCATGAAGTATCATCCGCACGGCGATGCATCTATCGGCGATGCCATGGTACAGCTCGGACAAAAAGAAATTTTAATTGATACTCAGGGAAACTGGGGAAATATTCTTACCGGCGACAGTGCTGCCGCACCACGTTATATCGAAGCACGCCTCTCTAAATTTGCACTGGAGGTGATGTTCAATCATAAAATTACAACCTGGGTGCCTTCATACGACGGTCGTAACAAAGAGCCGCAGGTGCTTCCTGTAAAGTTTCCGTTACTGCTGGCACAAGGCGTTGAAGGTATTGCCGTTGGGCTCACTTCAAAAATTCTTCCTCACAACTTCAATGAACTTATTGACGCTTCTATTGACCTGCTCCGCGGTAAAGAAACAGAGGTTTATCCCGACTTTCTGACGGGTGGAATGGTGGATGTGTCGCGCTACAACGACGGCGCCCGCGGATCGCGCGTGAGAATCAGAGCACGCATAGGGCAGTACGACAAGAAAACGCTTGTCATTACTGAAATTCCCTTTGGAACAAACACATCATCACTCATTGATTCTATTGTTGCCGCCAATGATAAAGGCAAAATAAAGATTCGTAAAATTGAAGATAATACAGCTGAAAAAGTTGAAATTCTGATTCATCTTGTACCGGGTGTTTCGCCCGATACCACTATTGATGCGCTATACGCATTCACCAATTGTGAAATGTCTGTATCGCCCACGGGCTGCGTTATTGATGATCAGAAACCGCGCTTCCTCGGGATGAAAGAGATTCTGGCCTATTCAACACATAATACGGTTGATTTGCTTAAAATGGAACTCGAGATACAGAAGGCCGAAGCGCTGGAACACCTGCATTTCGCCTCACTCGAACGCATCTTTATCGAAAAGGAAGTTTATCTCAGGATTAAAAAAGCGAAAACGGATGAGGAAATCAACAGCACCATTTTCGCCGGACTCAAGCCTTTTGTAAAACAACTGGTAAGGCAAATAAGCATCGAAGATGTAATGCGCCTTCGCAAAATTCCGATAGACCGCATTTCAAAATACAATTCAGATAAAGCTGAAGATATTATTCAGAGCATTAACGATGATATCAAGCAAATCAATTACGACCTTGACAATCTTGTTCAGTTTGCGATTGATTATTTCATCCGTATAAAGAAAAAATTTGGAAAAGGCCGCGACCGCCGCACAGAAATACGCAATTTTGATGTAATACAGGCAAGCCTTGTGGCTGCCGCTAACCAGAAGTTGTATGTGAATCGCGAAGAAGGATTTGCCGGTACATCACTTAAAAAAGATGAGTTTGTTGCCGACTGTTCTGATATTGACGATATGATTGTTTTCAGGGGCGACGGCACGTTTATCGTTACCAAGGTGAGTGAGAAAACATTTATCGGTACCGATTCTATTCACATCAGTATTTTCAAAAAAATTGATGACCGTACCATCTATAATATGATTTATCAGGATGGTAAAATCGGTAAAGCGATGGTGAAACGCTTTGCCATTGGTGGCATTACGCGCGATAAAGAATACGTGCTTACCAAAGGAACACCCAATTCGCGAGTGCTTTATTTTACGGCCAATCCAAACGGTGAAGCCGAAACGGTGACCGTTCACTTCAGACCGAAACCACGACTGAAGATTCTTCAGATGGATTTTGATTTCAGTACAATTGCAATCAAAGGCAGAGCCTCTATCGGGAACACACTTTCAAAAAATTCAGTTCGCAAGGTTGTCCTGAAAGATCAGGGATATTCAACGCTTGGAGCCCGCGATATCTGGTTTGATGATACCGTGAACAGGCTCAATGTTGAACAGCGTGGAGTATATCTGGGGGCTTTCGCAGACGACGACCGTATTTTTACCATTACCAAATCCGGTTTCTACAAGCTTTATAATTACGACCTGTCAAATCATTTTGATGACGATATTTTAATCATTGAAAAGTTCAACCCGAAACGGATTTTTACGGCGGTGTATTTTGATGGTGAGATGCAGTATTATTTTGCAAAAAGATTCGATATTGAAGTTACCGAAAAGAAAGTCTCTTTTATAGGCGAAGCAGAAGGCAGCGAATTGCATTTCCTGACAAAGGATACCTTCCCGATGATTGAAATTCAGTTTGCAAATAAAGACGGTAAAGAACGCCCGAACGAAACTGTGAATCTGGCGGAATTTATCGGTGTGAAGAGCTACAAAGCAAAAGGGAAAAGGCTTTCCAATTATCTGATTTCAAAATGTATTCCGCTGGAGCCGCTGCCATCGCCCGAAGATGAGCAGGAAGAACTGCGCCCTGCCATTCTGGATGAGCTGAAACAGAAGCTTGACGCGATGGAAGAACTCGATGAATTTGATGAACTTGATGAGCATGATGAACTGCCTGCCGCTTATCTGAAAGACTTAAAATCATCGGCCGGTAAAGGAAAATCACAGCCGGCATCCGAAAAGAAAGAAAAGGCGCAAATTGCGGAAGATGCTGATGAAGCAAAAATCCAGAAAAAGGATGAGGCGCCGAAAAAGCATAAAACAGAGGTGTCTAAATCCGAAAAGCCTGTTTCAAATCCGGAAAAAGCAGCTGTAAAACAGGATAAAATATTACAAAAGCAGGAAATTGCCCCGAAAAAGGAAACGGCTCCCGTTAAGAAACAGGAACCCTTACCTAAAATTGAAACCCCGTCTGTTGAAACAAATCCTGCCGAACCTGTTCCCCCTAAGACGAAGCCCAAAGGCAAGAAGGATGATGGAACATTACAAATTGCATTTGATTTCTAAAAGAACTGTTTACGATTATGAAGACTGATGAGAAAATACTCAACATTACGAATGATGTTACCTGGATAGGAGTACTCGACCCCGGTCTGCGCCACTTTGATGTGGTGATGGAAACTGAGTTTGGCACAACCTATAATTCATATTTTATTGCTGCACAAAAAAAAGCCATTGTAGAAACTGCCAAAGAAAAATTCTTTGATATCTGGATGAGCAAGCTCACCCGGTTGTGCAATCTGAAAGAGCTGGAATACGTTTTTGTGAACCATACAGAACCGGATCACAGCGGCAGTCTGAAAAAGTTGATTGAACTGGCACCTCAGGTTAAAGTGGTCGGAAGCGGCAATGCTATTCGCTACCTCAGCGAAATCATGAACTGCGAGTTTCAGCATATCGTGGTGAAAGAAAGTGATGTGATTGACCTGGGGAATAAAAAAATGAAAGTGATAGGCGCGCCAAACCTGCACTGGCCCGATTCAATCTATACCTATCTTGAAGAAGACAAGGTGCTGTTTACCTGCGATTCATTTGGTGCGCACTACTGCGATGCAGAAATGTTCGATGATAAAGTGGGCGACTTCGACAAAGCTTTCAGGTATTATTTTCATATGATACTTCGCCCTTTCAGCAAGTTTATGCTAAAGGCAATTGAAAAAATTCGCCCGCTGGATATTAAGGCAATCTGCACCGGTCACGGACCACTGCTTACTTCCGACTGGAAGAGATATGTTGACCTTACGGAAGAACTTGCAACCCGCTACCTCGAAATGCCGGCTAAAGAACGCGTGTTTATTCCATTTGTGGCTGCCTATAATAAAACGGGTGTGCTTGCCGAAGCTATAGCGAAAGGTGTGAGAGCCGCAGGCAACATCGAAGTGGAGGTGTGCGATATCGAGCATGTTTCTCCTATGGTACTTGATGATAAAATTACACGATGTACGGGCATTATCGTCGGTTGTCCTACCATTAACCAGAATATTCTGTTGCCCGTATATACATTGTTTGCGGTTATAAATCCGCTGCGCGACCGGGGTAAACTGGCCGGATGCTTTGGATCATACGGCTGGAGCGGTGAAGCGTCCAAAATATTGGAAACAAATCTTCAAAATCTTAAATTGAATTATTTCCCGGGAGGACTTTTTGTAAAGTTTACTCCGTCTGAAGCTGACCTCCTGCAGGCTGAGGAATATGGATTAGCCTTCGGAAAAAAAATACTTGAACTAAACCGAGTAACGTGCAACGGATAACAATATCAATTCATAAGAGAATACTCTGTTTTTTATTCCTGCTATCGTTATTGGTCATGAGCTCCTGTTCTCCTGAAATGAGGATTGCAAAGCAATATGTGCGTTCAAGCCACGAAACACCGCTCATGTTATTCCATACCGACAGCCTGATGAAAATTTCATCCAAGCTTCCCGTAGCCGATACCATTACCGATACAAGCAGACATTATCTGGATTCGCTGGCGTATGCTCAAACCAAATTTGTTCAGTTTATAAATAATCACGAATTTTTAAGACAATATTGTTCTGAACTGGCTGTTGAGCTTGATAAATTCGGATTTCGTGTGTATTCCGACTCAACGGCATACAAGTTTTTCTCAGACAGTTCGAAAGGATATATTGTAAATCTCGCCCAGGCAGAACTGGAGGAATTTTACAAACCATACATATCAGGTTTTATGGTTGACGAGAATGGCGACTCCTATCAGTTTGATTTAGATGCCGTGGCACTCAACTCCTGGTTTGAAATCAGCTGTTCTAACTGCGACAGCGGAATGATGCGTGTCATGTTCGCGGCATGTGAAAAATCAAGCGCCGCCAAAGCACGGATGAAACAGAATGAATTCACCGGTGACCTCTATCTTGGCTATGATGTAATCGAAATGCACATGATTGATGTATACACACTGGCTGATATTGGCGCAAAGCAGAATGCTTCGTATATTTTCGATTATGCGATGAATGAATACATTGCCCGTCAGATGGGCAATTCAGTTGTAAAACGCTATGGGCTTCATTATGACAGCAAAAAGAAGAAGCTAAGAAGGGCAGGAGATAAGAAATTTATCCGGATGAAATAGTGTTTATTCAATAATCTTATATTTCGCCCGGGCCTCTTCCCTTGTACATGAATTGAAATGCCACCACTCCGTTTGTATGTTATGAAATCCTGCCTTGTACATCACTGTACGCAATAACTTCCTGTTATCAACCTGCTGTTGTGTAAGCCGCCCAGCTGCAAGTAATCTCGTCTCGGCAGATGGATAGGCAATCTCATCATTGGTGTCAAATCCACAACCCATATCAAGGGGTTTGTTCTTTTCATCTATAATACTGAGGTCAACAGCCGCACCGAAATTATGCAATGAGCCATTTTTGGGATTAGAAACAAAGTGTCCTTTCTGACTTGCCGGCACCTTGAGCGAATCCCACAGGGCTTTTTGATATTTACGCGGACGGGCGGCGTCATAAATGATGAGGTTGTAACCGGGATGAAGCTCTTTCAGAAATTTCTGCGCATTCAGCAGCTTTTCTGCAACATCCGGTTGAAGAAATGCTTTGTGCAGGTTGCCATAAATATTCGCTTTCATAAAGTTATCGGTCGTAGAATATTTCAGCTCTACCCGAATGTTCGTATCGTGTGTATGAATGTCTGTAAGACCGGCGGCTATCAGCTCCTTTTCAATAGCGGTGACGGTGTCAGCGGTCATCATTTTTTTTATCAGTGCAACACTGTCGAGGGCAGCAATGCTGTCGCGCCTCTTGTTTTGCGCTTCAATGGCGTGTTTTGTTGCATGTGTACATGAAATAGTAAAAATCAGAATAAGGACTGCTGCAGCCGCTGACTGTCTGGGTATTTTCATTTTTTCTCTTCGCTCACGTCTGCATTAATAAATAGAATGTCTTTGCCTTTTTCGGTATTACTGAGCACCGTCACGGTTTCTGTGATTCCACCCGGGCTTTCGGTGTTGAAAATAATGCCGATAGTGCTCTCTCCTCCGGGTGGTATAGGGTCTTTATTCCAGTCAACAACGGTGCATCCGCAGCTTGCTTCAACGGAAGTGATATACAGGTCGGATGCGCCGGTATTCTCAAAAGAAAATACACATGCTAATTTTTTATCCTGCTCCACGATGCCGAAATCATGCGTTGTCTTCGCCCATTTTATCACTGGATAAACTATCACGGAATCCTTGCTGTGCTTAGGTTGTGAGCTGTATAAAATGATTTGAATCTTCCTTTCAAAAGCGGCCGCACGGCTATACACCGAATTTCTAAGATCGTTCGGATTGTCGCTCACCAAAGGATTTGCCATTGCTTTTCCAATCGGATCCTGTAGAATTGTTAGTTTCCCACCACTCGCAGCACTGCCATTCAAGTAGGGGATAAATGCGCCTTCATCATACTGATTCATGTAATTCAGTAATGAGCTTATCCTGCGTTTAGCAAGGTTTAAATTGTATTCGGAAGTGTTCAGCGGGCTGCAGTATCCTTTAATTTTAATCTGCACTTTACTGCCTCGTTCAAGATCTTTCAGCAGCAGTGCTGAAAATGTTTTGAGATTTGAAAAGCCGCGTGCCACATAATTTTCAAAGAAGTCATCAATGTCGCGTTCGGCTTGCGCCTTTTCGTTTCCGTTCAATCCTTTGGCATATTCTTCCTTGTATTTATCTTTCATCGCATAATATGCGCTGAGCGTTTCTTTATAATTTTTTTTCGTGGTAACGGCATTGCTGTTGGCATCCGGCTCGTCGTTATGAAAATATAACGTAAGCGGCAACAGCAGATTGATGGTCTGTTCAATGGTTACAGTATCTTTTGGCCTCACTTCCGCAATGGGTTTAATACTGGTTGTATCGCCCCATTCATAGTAATAAATGTCGTTACAGCAGGTCTCACTTTTAATATATAAGGAGCCGGGACGGTTGGATGTAAAATACCCGTCATGATCAACATCATTCACCGTAAAATAGATATCATTGAAACTGCTGTTGAGCGGAAAGCCTATATTTACCGGTGCTGTCCAGGAGTTCAGGCTGCCACGGGAATAAAAAATATCAAAGCCGCCCAGACCTTTATGCCAGTCGCTGCTGAAATACAGCGTTTGTGTGGAATCGTGGTAGAATGGTGTAATATCATCACCGGCAGTATTAATCGTACTTCCTAAATTTACCGGAGCCTGATATTTTCCATCTTTGATAATCACGTACCAGATATCCATTTTTCCTATTCCGCCCGGACGGTCAGATACGAAATACAATATGTCGAAATCCTTGCCTTCTGCCAGATTTGGCTGTGTGGCAGTGTATCCCTGCAGGTTTATTCTGTCATTTAGTTTTTCGGGCTTTGTCCATTTGCCGTCTTTGAGCTCACTTGAATAAATCGCCGTCTGAAGCTGTGGATTGTTATCGGCCTTTCCGCGTGTGAACCACATTTTATTATGATCTCGCGAAAAGCAGGCATTCGCACAATGATTTTCTTTATCGTCGATGCGTGAATCGAATTCGCGGACCCTTGACCAGCCTGCCATTGTCGCTGTAGCAATATATACTTTAGAGATGTACGCATTTGCAATAAATGATTCTTCTGTTCCGGCTGATATGGGACGTAATCCTGAAAAAATGAGAGCGGTATCGCCCAATTGAAAGGCATTGAATTCGGAATAGGCTGTATTTACGGAAGCGTCGAGCAAATGGTCGATGGTGATGTTCAGTTTGTGCTCAGTCAGCTTTTTTGCTTCACTGCAGGCACTTATTTCAATTTTTGTTTTGGCGGAATAATAATCATTGTCACCGACATGCCTTTTATTGTATTTATTAAAACTAGCCAGTGCTTCATCGTATTTCCCTTGCGATTTCTGCATCAGAGCAAGATTGAACTGGGCAATGGGATAATTATTTGCATTGTCTTTTGTTACAAGATGCGCATACCAGTGTTCGGCAAGCTGATAATTGTTAAACATTCTAAAGCTCTCGGCACATTTCCATACCACAGCCATATCTGATGAATCGAGCTGAAGAGCATTACTGTAGTATATAGAAGCATTATAGTAATCTGCTTCAGCAAATGCTTCATCACCATAGCCAATATTTTCCTGAGCTGTTTGAGCGCATGCATTTGACGTGGAGAATGCCGTTAGCAGTAATGCGAATATTATTAATGGCAAAATCTTTTTCATCATCATAATCAAAAAATAGGACAGGGAATGTCTTTATGCCGCAACGACTTCGCTCTGTTGTGAACATAGATCAGTGATAGTTCGAAACCTCCTCTGAGTTTGCTTGCCGGTTTTAACCGCGAAAGATTCACATCATAACTCAGCGCAAAATTGAATTTTTTATAATCAAAACCTGCCATCAGTACCAGCGCATCAGACGCCCGCATAAACACACCCGTATTTATGGAAGTATAACTTAGCAAATGACGGTCGCGCACAAATTTTATTTGTGTGCCCACCATGAGCTCACTGTATGGTCCTTGCTTCATGTAAAGTGCTGATGGAATCAGGTCGAGTGATGGCTTTGCCGAAAACTGAATGGCCGCATATCCTGAATATTTTATCTCCAGTCTGACGGTACTTTCATAAAACAGCGTTTGTCCGGGTTGCGTGAGATGAAATACGCCCAAACCTGCCGAAAAATTCGTACTGGTTGTGCGCTGATACATCCAGTGCGCGCCCGCTCCAAGGTCAAAATACATAAAATTAGATCTTGAAAAATTCTCATTATGTGCAAGGCCGGGGTCATAACTGTTCCCGTTGAACTGATCGTCGAAATATAGCGATGCGTAGCTGATACTGCGTTGTACAATGCCCGGCTGTATACCAATAGAGATAAGGTTGGTGTTAAACCGGTTCAGTGTTTTAATGTAGGAAATACAAACCGCAGCCTGAGTGGTTGCAAACTTTGAATCGCCCGCCTGGTCACGGTTTAAAACGATACCAAGTCCCAGCGCGTCGCGATGGTATTTGCGTTTTACCACCTGCATATCAAAAAATGCAGTTATTGTTTGATAAGGAACCGTGACCGAGCTCCATTGGCTTTTACTGTTAAGACCGGCGCGCCATTTACCATTGAAAAAACCGGCCGTGGCAGGATTCAGGTTGAGCGGCGACGTCCAGTACTGCGAATAATGCAGGTCCTGTGCCCACGTTTTTGCGGCCAAAAAACAACAGAGTGAAAATAGTATGAAACGCAGGATTCTCAATTCAGTTCGCCCTTAAACACGGTTAGTCTATGTAAAATTACGAATTGTTTTTGACAATCTCCAAATTCGGACATTATCCCTTATTGAATTTGTACCGCATCGATAAAACAATTAATTTTGTATTCTAAAACAATAATATCATGATACAGCGCATTCAGACCTTATTTTTACTTTTGGCAATTGCCGCCACCGGCAGCATTTTCTTTCTTCCTCTGGTAAGCTACTACGGTTTAGAACATATTCTGATGTTAGACATCACCAAAATCACCAACCCGGTTCCCGGTGATGTCATCCCGGGACTTGATAAGATTAGTGTTTTGCCATTATTTATCGCATATATTCTGGTAATCGTAATTGCACTGGTGGCTATTTTTCTTTATAAAAATCGCCCGATACAATACCGGGTGGTGGCGGTTGCCATGCTCGTGAATATACTGCTCGTTGCAGGCATATTTTATTATGCCGATAAAATCGGAAAAATGATTAATGTGGCTCCTGCTTATGGTGCCGGTGTTTATCTTGCCATAGTGCCACTCATCTTCTTTGTGCTGGCACAGCGCTATATTCGCCGCGATGAAAAGCTCGTTCGTTCCGCCGACAGATTGCGGTAGCCTGTTCCGACTTCTGTCTTCTTTCTTTTGACTCTCGACTCTCGACTCACGACTCACGACTCACGACTCTTGACTTACGACTCACGACTCTTGACTTACGACTCTTGACTCTTGACTCTCGACTCTTGACTCTCGACTCTCGACTCTCGACTCCTGTCATTCGTATGAGTTCTTTTCGTACTTTAGCGTTTGCTATTGAAATTTGTAACCATACAATTAATCCAAAACTATGAGCACAGAGATAAGCAATCTTCAGCCGCAGCGCGTATGGCATTATTTTGCCGAAATATGCAACGTACCCAGACCTTCCAAAAAAGAAGGGAAAATTGTTAAGTACCTTCTTGATTTTGCGGCTATGCATAAACTGGAAGTAATGACCGACGATGTGGACAATGTTCTTATCAGAAAGCCTGCCACCAAAGGCAGAGAGAATGCTCACCCCGTAATTCTGCAAAGCCATATCGATATGGTTTGTGAGAAAAACAATGACATAGTTCATGATTGGGATAACGATCCCATTGTGCCCTGGGTCGATGGCGAATGGCTGCGTGCAAAAGGTACTACGCTTGGTGCGGATGATGGTATTGGCATGGCAGTGCAGCTGGCTTTGCTCGACGCAACGGACATTGAACACGGACCTGTTGAATGCTTGTTTACCGTTGATGAAGAAACGGGACTTACAGGAGCTTTTGCCTTAAAGAAAGGCTTTTTAAAAGGCCGCATATTACTGAACCTTGATTCCGAAGATGAAGGACAGCTGTTTATCGGTTGTGCCGGTGGTAAAGACACAGTGGCAACCTTCAAACATCAAAAACATACAACGCCTGCTGGTCATTGCGGGTTTCGTTTGAGCGTTTCAGGGCTCAAAGGCGGACATTCAGGCGATGATATCAACAAGGGCAGAGGAAACGCCGTTAAAGTAATTACTCGATTTTTGTGGAATGGCGCACGCGAATACGGTTTAAAATTGAATTATATAAAGGCTGGAAACCTGCGCAATGCCATTGCGCGCGAAGCCTACGCCATTATTGCACTTCCTGAGGAACAGAAAGATCATTTTATTAATTTCTGCGATAAGCTTACCCGTGATATTACTGCCGAGTTTAAAGTGAATGACTCAGGTCTTACAATCAGTATCAC comes from the Bacteroidota bacterium genome and includes:
- a CDS encoding aminoacyl-histidine dipeptidase, encoding MSTEISNLQPQRVWHYFAEICNVPRPSKKEGKIVKYLLDFAAMHKLEVMTDDVDNVLIRKPATKGRENAHPVILQSHIDMVCEKNNDIVHDWDNDPIVPWVDGEWLRAKGTTLGADDGIGMAVQLALLDATDIEHGPVECLFTVDEETGLTGAFALKKGFLKGRILLNLDSEDEGQLFIGCAGGKDTVATFKHQKHTTPAGHCGFRLSVSGLKGGHSGDDINKGRGNAVKVITRFLWNGAREYGLKLNYIKAGNLRNAIAREAYAIIALPEEQKDHFINFCDKLTRDITAEFKVNDSGLTISITPAALPANVIDSTAQHELLLALCACPHGVISMTPDMPGLVETSTNLASVKMKGSHEDEASDDDIRTMGDDEIRIATSQRSSLESGKKDVVDMVDSVFMLAGARTAHNDGYPGWSPNTKSQILEITRKSYKKLFGNDPEVLVIHAGLECGLIGEKYPGMDMISYGPTLRGVHSPDECINIPTVQRFWDLTLEILKSV
- a CDS encoding DUF4293 domain-containing protein; protein product: MIQRIQTLFLLLAIAATGSIFFLPLVSYYGLEHILMLDITKITNPVPGDVIPGLDKISVLPLFIAYILVIVIALVAIFLYKNRPIQYRVVAVAMLVNILLVAGIFYYADKIGKMINVAPAYGAGVYLAIVPLIFFVLAQRYIRRDEKLVRSADRLR
- a CDS encoding PorP/SprF family type IX secretion system membrane protein, which codes for MRILRFILFSLCCFLAAKTWAQDLHYSQYWTSPLNLNPATAGFFNGKWRAGLNSKSQWSSVTVPYQTITAFFDMQVVKRKYHRDALGLGIVLNRDQAGDSKFATTQAAVCISYIKTLNRFNTNLISIGIQPGIVQRSISYASLYFDDQFNGNSYDPGLAHNENFSRSNFMYFDLGAGAHWMYQRTTSTNFSAGLGVFHLTQPGQTLFYESTVRLEIKYSGYAAIQFSAKPSLDLIPSALYMKQGPYSELMVGTQIKFVRDRHLLSYTSINTGVFMRASDALVLMAGFDYKKFNFALSYDVNLSRLKPASKLRGGFELSLIYVHNRAKSLRHKDIPCPIF